ctcaaaaataaataaaacattaaaaaaaatttttttaatgacaatgaAAAATTTTTTGTCAACTTAAAAACGTGTGGGAGGTTCTATAGGTCTTCACGTTGGGGTCCATAAACAGGAACTATGTCGAGGTATGGCTTTAGGATCTGGAAGGAATCAGATTGATTAGTCAATGTTGATCAGTTTATGAATGAGGGCACGGAGGACCAAGGAAGGTTAGTtgattttcccaaagtcacacagttcaGAACCCAGGGGTACTTGCTTGCTCATTCTTTTCACTACTTCATGGGCCTCCACTGTGCTCTGAAAACCCACCACAGTTTTGTGGAATGAGGAAGGCAGACAAAAAAAGTATCCCAGAACAGTTACTGAATAAGAGGGATATCCCTTGGTTAGGTTGGTCTCCTCCTTGTGGTTCTAGCCCCAGGGGTCAGGCTGGGAGGCCAGTTGTGGGGCTTAGGACCCAGGGTAACTGGTAGGTGGACACAACCTAAGGTTTTGATGGACTCCAAGCTGGGGATTTTTGTAGGGTCTCCACTCTCACCCCCATCACATGGTACTAAGCCTAATCTTTGGGGTTCTGAAAGTCCAACCGGGGCTGCCACCATCTCTCATATAGTACGCCTTTCATCAGACATTTCAATTTCATGTGTTGGCCATCATAATAAACACCAAggaatggggggtgcctgggtggctcagtccatcaagtgccagactcttggttttggctcaggtcatctctcAGCtacatgggtctgagccctgcatccagctctgcactggcagtgcagaaacTGCATGGgattccccctctccttctctctgcccctccccactcatgctgtctctctctcaaaataaataaacttcaagattctctctccctctgcccctctccccccgctcacagtctctgtaaaattaaaaaaaaaaaaatgtgggtctGTTTCATCAGTGGGATCTAGCCCCTCTCCTGAATCAGGATGCATGAGATGTCTGTGCACGGCACGGTGTCCAACTCAGGCAGAGGAGGCACATCAGCAGGGGTATCCACTTAGGTGCACCGTGACCCGAGGGGCTTGACCCAGACCCAGCCCCTGTCTGGTGTGAGGAGCTCTGAGGGGCTAGTTTGGCCCTACATAAACCATGGTGGTTATGCAATGCACCAGACATCAGATCTAAGGTGAGACCATTCTTTGtagggggttttttgtttgttttttagtttaaaaaaaaaaaaactttatcattttgagaaagagagagatcacgCAAGCTAAGCCAGAGCTAGAtggagggcttgatcccacaaccctgggatcatgactgaaccacaatcaggagtcagacgctcaaccgactgagccaccagggtgcccccagacacagatatttttaatgatttccaaAATTTAGTTAATCTGAATCTTCATGACCCCTGATTTCCCTGTGGAGCAAACAAAGTaagtttggggtggggtgggggtgactgGCTGATCAAACAAAGACAGGCACACCCAGGCAGACTGTGGACAAAGACAACACTGAACAGTAGACCTTACCCTCCAACAAGAACTAGAACAGGGTTGGAGCTGGGGACACAGACCTAGAGAGTCAAGGGGACACAGGGCTAACAGGAAAGGACACAGGCCACTGTCAGGACACACATCTAAGGCTAGGACCCTGCTGACGTGGCAGCCCTCCGCCCTGGCCCCttgctgccccccgcccctctcccccgcctGCCAGCTGCCAACAGGGCTCTGCCCTGTGTCTGCCACACCTGTCACTGCCTGTCCTTGTCCAGGGGGGGCCCCATCAGCCCCTCCTCAGCTGCCCAGCAGAGCAAGCAGttagtggggaggggagggaacatGGAGCGGGGGccggtggtgggggcagggctgggggccggggcccGAATCCGGGCACTGCTGGGCTGCCTGGTCAAGGTGCTGCTCTGGGTGGCCTCTGCCTTGCTGTACTTTGGAAGTGAACAGGCTGCCCGGCTCCTGGGCAGCCCCTGCTTACGGCGCCTCTACCATGCCTGGTTGGCAGCAGTGGTCATCTTTGGGCCCCTTCTGCAGTTCCATGTCAACCCTCGGACTATCTTCGCCAGCCACGGCAACTTCTTCAACATGTGAGTCCACTTGAGGCTGTGGGCGCCGGCTCCCTGTGCTCTGAGatcccagctccctcctccaGGCTTCTGTCCTCCTGCCAGTCTGGACACTAAAAATAGGCTAGGAGGTTGAGGAGAaattgggaggagggggaggggaacagagttGTGGGGTACAGGGGAAATCAGGAGCAGGGCTGAAGAGGAAATATGGGTCCTAGAAGGCTGAATGGGCCTCTAAGGAGATGGCAAAGTTTAAGTGaatgggggtgggtagggggaggAAATGGAACCAGAGATGATATGCAGGACTGGGAACAGCAGTGATGGGAACACAGatggggtgggagatggggctTGAGGGGTCCCAATAGCCTCCCTTCTCCTGTGCCCACAGAAAGTTTGTGAATTCGGCATGGGGCTGGACGTGCACCTTCCTGGGGGGCTTCGTGTTGCTGGTGGTGTTCCTGGCTACCCGGCGCGTGGCGGTGACTGCCCGGCACCTGAGCCGGCTGGTGGTGGGGGCCGCAGTGTGGCGGGGGGCCGGCAGGGCCTTCCTGCTCATCGAGGACCTGACTGGTTCCTGCTTCGAGCCTCTGCCCCAAGGCCTGCTACTGCACGAGCTTCCCGACCGCCGCAGCTGCCTGGCAGCCGGCCACCAGTGGCGGGGCTACACGGTCTCCTCCCACACCTTCCTGCTCACCTTCTGCTGTCTGCTCATGGCTGAGGAAGCCGCTGTGTTCGCCAAGTACCTGGCCCATGGGCTGCCAGCCGGTGCGCCCCTACGCCTAGTCTTCCTGCTCAACGTGCTGCTGCTGGGCCTCTGGAACTTCTTGCTGCTCTGTACCGTCATCTATTTCCACCAGTATACTCACAAGGTGGTGGGTGCTGCAGTGGGGACCTTTGCCTGGTACCTCACCTATGGCAGCTGGTATCATCAGCCCTGGTCTCCAGGGAGCCCGGGCCACGGGCTCTTCCCTCGGCCCCACTCCAGCCGCAAGcataactgaaagaaataaaggcaaatcAGGACTAGGTCTGGCTCTTCTCATCATTTGGTTGGGGGGACTCAGAAACGGTGGGAAGGATAAGAAAAGAATCAGGCAGTCTCGCGTTCCTCAACCATTCCTTGCTGTTATGTACTTTGAATATCCTTCCTTATGCTTGATCTCCATCCCTCCTGCTGTCCTTTTAGTCTCCCAGTCCTTGCAGATTTCAAGCTACATGGAGGGTTTTGCTGTCAAGGAATGGTGATGTTAGAGCAGGTAAAAGTGCCCTTAGGTATGGGCAGCACTCCTGCTGGGCAGGTGCTTCATCTCTAGCCTGGCTGATTTGTTTTTCCTGCCTCCTGCACTGAATCCCACCCTCCGCCTTCCTCAGAGGCCTATCTGGGCACATTTAtttaacaggtatttattgaCCCAAGCGGAGTTCCATGCCTTATGAATTAGACAAGGTTTCTGGAGGacctaggtggcttggtcagttaagcatcctacttgacttcagctcgggtcatgatctcacagtttgtgagatggagccctgagtcgggctctgcactgacaacacagagcctgcttgggattctctctctctccctctctctgcccctctcctgctcacattctctctctctcaaaataaatagacatttaaaaataataattataaatcaaaagcaaaaaaaaaaaaagacaaggtttCTGCTCTTTGGAGGCTTATGGGTTAATGGGGGAGGCAGATGATAAACTCACAAATAATAGCAAATGCTTCTAttgtgcttactatgtgccaggcacagttctaagTGTTTCTAAGTTCTTCATATAAATTAAGACATTTAGCCCTCATAACAACACCAACACTATCAGGTAGGTTTGGTGGTATTCCTACTGTACAGTTGTGAAAACTGAGatacagaggttaagtaacttgttcacaGCTAGTAAATATCAAAGTCAGGATTATAAACCCACACGATGTGGGTCCATTGTCTGTGCTCTAAACTGAGGACCAGCAACTACAGCCCTCCTGTGCCCAGTTTTTGTATGGCCTGAGAGTTAAGACaagtttttacattaaaaaaatttttttatttagtttatttttgagagagagagattgaacacAAGCGAGGAAGGGGTGGAGAtagaggagacacagcatccaaagcaggctccaggctctgagctgtcagcacagagcccgacgcggggctcaaactcacaaaccctgagatatgatctgagctgaagtctgacgcttaaccagctgagccacccaggtgcccagatttttaagtttttaatgattgaaaaaaagaatattccatgATATGATAAAATTACACAGAATTCAAAGTCCATTGTCCATAGATAGTTTTATTGGAACCTAGACATACTAATTCATTtaggtattcattcattcatacctgctgcaatggcagagttgagtcgTTACTACAGACACCAttgacccacaaagcctaaattatttactatctggctttttacagaaaaagtttgccaactcctggtcTAAACCACACTATccgtggagcacctgggtggctgagtcagttaaacatccaacttcgactcaggtcacgatctcgccgttggTCAGTtagagtcctgtgtcaggctctgtgctgacagctcagagcctgagcctgcttcagattctgtgcctccctctctctctctgcccctcccctgcttgctctctttctctctctctctttcaaaaataaacattaaaaaaaaaatctcttaaaccACCActatcctcaaaaaaataaataaactggctAATATCAGAGAGCTAAGTGCTATGAATGTACTAAAACAGGCTGGTTTGTAATAAAGACTTACTGGAGAGAGTTCCCTCtggagaggtgacatttgaactgagaACCTAAGGCAGGGAAAGGGTGTGTCAAGCAAAGGGATTATAGtaagggcaaaggccctgaggtaggaatgaACACCAGACAGATTTAAGCAACAATGGAAGGCCCAGGTATTTGCAAGTGTAATGAAAGGGAAAAGCAATGGAAAGTGAAGTTGAAAAACAGGTGACTGGCAGGCCAGGCAAGCCTTATGAGCCAGGAAAGCCCTTTAGATTTCATTCTAAGGTCAACAGGAAGCTGAGAAAGGGCTTTAAGCCAAGAGAGGGGTCTCATGCCACTGCTGTGCGGAGAGTATCGAGGGGTGTAGTCCACAACAACAGCCAGGAGAGAGTTGACCGGGGCCTGGGTTGGAGTGGTGACAGTGTCTTATGTCACCGCATGGGCCAGCAGATGCCCATGGAGCCAGGGCTATGTAGGGAGGCCAGAAAAGACGAAACAGCGCCAGATAATGCTTATCACGGTCCCAGCAGAGCAGGAGCAGAAGAGAACCAGCGGAACGCGGAGGCAGGGAGATGGGAGGCGGGCACTGGCCTTGGCCGGCCTATGGGCTccgggaggcggggaggcgggcCCGCGGTACGTGGGGACGGGAGGAGTTGAAAAaaagcggggggcggggcggtggcAGTAGGCTTCGAGTCCAAAGGCGGGAAGCTAGGCGGCGGGGTGGGAGTGGCTGAGCGTCGGGGGGGCAGAGTTGCGAGGTGGAGGCGGGCTGGCGCTGGTCGCCCCGCGGAGGTGGCGGTGGCAGTGCTCCTCTCGGCCTCCAGGGGGAGCCCCGCCGCGGCTGCAGCCCTCCCCCGCTCCGCCCTCTCCTCTCCCCgtctggccccgccccctccagtaCCTCCACTCCCCGATACCGAGGAAGGCAGTGGTGTGGGCGAGCGTTTGCTTTcgcttttccttccctgtgcgCACTCCGCTTCTCGTGCGGCGCTAGGCCCCCCGCCCCGGCAATGGCCACGCTCAGGGTCCAGCCTGAAGCCCAAGCCAAGGTGAGCGCTGCGGGTTTGAGGAAGGGCCCATTAGGGAGGCGTGGCTCTGAAAGGCTGCAGGCGTCCATgacccaccccccaacccccgtcGCGAGTCCAGTCGAGGTCAAATGGAGCCCACGCGAGCCTCTGTGCCCCGAGCACCTGTGCCGGAGGGAGACGGGCGAGGTCCACCTGCCGGGATAAGCTAGGCGGCTGAGGTTCAGTGGAGTGCGGTGAAGTGG
This window of the Prionailurus viverrinus isolate Anna chromosome B3, UM_Priviv_1.0, whole genome shotgun sequence genome carries:
- the FITM1 gene encoding fat storage-inducing transmembrane protein 1, producing the protein MERGPVVGAGLGAGARIRALLGCLVKVLLWVASALLYFGSEQAARLLGSPCLRRLYHAWLAAVVIFGPLLQFHVNPRTIFASHGNFFNIKFVNSAWGWTCTFLGGFVLLVVFLATRRVAVTARHLSRLVVGAAVWRGAGRAFLLIEDLTGSCFEPLPQGLLLHELPDRRSCLAAGHQWRGYTVSSHTFLLTFCCLLMAEEAAVFAKYLAHGLPAGAPLRLVFLLNVLLLGLWNFLLLCTVIYFHQYTHKVVGAAVGTFAWYLTYGSWYHQPWSPGSPGHGLFPRPHSSRKHN